One window from the genome of Epinephelus fuscoguttatus linkage group LG3, E.fuscoguttatus.final_Chr_v1 encodes:
- the wdr83os gene encoding protein Asterix: protein MASNNMSDPRRQNKILRYKPPSTETNPTLEDPTPDYMNLLGMIFSMCGLMLKLKWCAWIAVYCSFISFANSRSSEDTKQMMSSFMLSISAVVMSYLQNPQPMSPPW, encoded by the exons ATGGCGTCCAACAACATGTCAGACCCCAGGAgacaaaataagattttaag GTACAAGCCCCCAAGCACAGAGACCAATCCCACACTGGAGGACCCCACGCCAGACTACATGAACCTGCTCGGCATGATCTTCAGCATGTGTGGACTGATGCTCAAG CTGAAATGGTGTGCCTGGATTGCAGTCTACTGCTCTTTCATCAGCTTTGCAAACTCCAGAAGTTCAGAGGACACCAAACAGATGATGAGCAGCTTCAT GTTGTCCATCTCAGCAGTTGTGATGTCCTACCTCCAGAACCCACAGCCAATGTCACCACCATGGTAA